The following are encoded in a window of Algiphilus aromaticivorans DG1253 genomic DNA:
- a CDS encoding pirin family protein gives MKAILGVYSTPERHWVGDGFPVRTLFAPDTHGQQLSPFLMLDHAGPRDFVPGIRPRGVGEHPHRGFETVTIVYEGEVSHRDSTGAGGDIGPGDVQWMTAGAGILHEEFHSQAFTRRGGRLEMAQLWVNLPAKDKMTVPGYQTLLAADIPEVALPDAAGHLRVIAGVYEGNAGPARTFSPMDVWDLRLQPGGLTRLPVADGRTLAVVVLHGTVEINGVELAREGQLVVLARDGADVQIEANDVATLLLLSGEPLDEPIAAYGPFVMNSDDEIRQAITDFRSGDFGRIAPSPA, from the coding sequence CGACGGTTTTCCGGTGCGCACCCTTTTCGCGCCGGATACCCACGGCCAGCAGCTCAGCCCCTTCCTGATGCTCGATCACGCCGGGCCGCGCGACTTCGTGCCGGGCATCCGACCACGCGGCGTCGGGGAGCATCCGCATCGCGGCTTCGAAACGGTGACCATCGTCTACGAAGGCGAGGTCTCGCATCGCGACTCCACGGGCGCGGGCGGCGACATCGGCCCCGGCGATGTGCAGTGGATGACCGCCGGCGCCGGCATTCTGCACGAGGAGTTCCACTCGCAGGCCTTCACGCGTCGCGGCGGCAGGCTGGAAATGGCGCAGCTATGGGTCAACCTGCCCGCGAAGGACAAGATGACCGTGCCGGGCTACCAGACGCTGCTTGCGGCCGATATTCCCGAGGTCGCGTTGCCGGATGCGGCTGGCCATCTGCGGGTCATCGCTGGCGTTTATGAGGGCAATGCCGGCCCGGCGCGTACCTTCAGCCCGATGGATGTCTGGGATCTGCGTCTGCAGCCCGGCGGACTGACGCGGCTGCCGGTGGCCGATGGCCGCACGCTGGCGGTGGTCGTGCTGCACGGCACCGTCGAGATCAACGGCGTGGAGCTTGCGCGCGAGGGTCAGCTCGTTGTGCTGGCGCGCGACGGTGCCGATGTCCAGATTGAAGCCAACGACGTGGCCACCCTGCTGCTGCTATCCGGGGAGCCCCTCGACGAGCCGATCGCCGCCTACGGGCCCTTCGTCATGAACAGCGACGACGAGATCCGTCAAGCGATCACCGACTTCCGCAGCGGCGACTTCGGGCGTATTGCGCCTTCGCCGGCCTGA
- a CDS encoding pirin family protein: protein MSSVMEQDQLSVSTDCPECPGRPVAERIASRESQLGEGLLIRRALPSKQRRMVGAWCFLDHAGPMEYGPGEGIAVGPHPHIGLQTFSWMMEGEILHRDSLGVEQIIRPGQVNLMTAGRGIVHSEDAVSDAPGRIHLAQLWIALPDAERHCEPAFEHYPELPVVDSNGFRTTVLAGSALGRTSPARVYTPLIGLDLESAGATRTALPLEPAFEHAALVLRGAATVAGETLEPGSLLYLGTGRQTLDVSCDEAAQILIVGGVPFEEEILLWWNFVAREPAEIEEAVADWNAGRRFARDVGSPSKPLRAPDPAGIRLKAGRS, encoded by the coding sequence ATGAGCAGTGTGATGGAGCAGGACCAGCTGTCCGTCTCGACGGATTGCCCGGAGTGTCCTGGTCGCCCGGTGGCCGAGCGTATCGCCTCGCGGGAGAGCCAGCTCGGCGAGGGGCTGCTGATTCGCCGTGCGCTGCCTTCGAAGCAGCGGCGAATGGTGGGCGCCTGGTGTTTTCTCGACCACGCCGGGCCGATGGAATACGGCCCTGGCGAAGGCATCGCGGTGGGCCCGCACCCGCACATCGGGCTGCAGACCTTTAGCTGGATGATGGAGGGCGAAATTCTGCATCGCGACAGCCTGGGCGTAGAACAGATCATTCGCCCCGGGCAGGTGAATCTGATGACCGCCGGTCGCGGCATCGTGCACAGCGAGGACGCGGTCAGCGATGCGCCGGGCCGCATCCATCTCGCCCAGCTCTGGATTGCTCTGCCCGATGCCGAGCGTCATTGCGAGCCGGCTTTCGAGCATTATCCAGAGCTTCCCGTCGTTGATTCCAACGGATTCCGAACGACGGTGCTGGCCGGTTCGGCACTGGGCCGGACCTCCCCGGCCAGGGTCTACACGCCATTAATTGGTCTCGATCTGGAAAGCGCCGGTGCGACGCGCACGGCGCTGCCGCTGGAGCCCGCCTTCGAGCACGCCGCGCTCGTGCTGCGCGGGGCTGCAACAGTCGCAGGCGAGACGCTGGAGCCAGGATCGCTACTTTATCTCGGCACGGGCCGCCAGACGCTGGATGTTTCCTGCGACGAGGCCGCGCAGATTCTCATTGTCGGCGGCGTACCTTTCGAGGAGGAAATCCTCCTTTGGTGGAACTTCGTCGCGCGCGAGCCCGCGGAGATCGAGGAAGCCGTCGCCGACTGGAACGCGGGCCGGCGCTTTGCCCGCGATGTGGGGAGCCCCTCGAAGCCGCTGCGTGCTCCAGATCCGGCCGGCATCCGACTGAAGGCAGGCAGATCATGA
- a CDS encoding OsmC family protein: MKTIASLTTRSSGAPWRADMQTGAHALVADEPATAGGQDAGPSPYGYILAGLGACTAMTLRMYAQRKGWELGEVAVALTLRKDDEGATHIARELTCSAPLDEEQWQRLLDIAGKTPVTRTLMAGSAITTRRAAP, from the coding sequence ATGAAGACCATCGCCTCGCTCACCACGCGCAGTAGCGGCGCGCCCTGGCGTGCCGACATGCAAACCGGCGCCCACGCCCTCGTCGCCGACGAGCCCGCGACAGCCGGCGGGCAGGATGCCGGCCCGTCGCCCTACGGCTACATCCTCGCCGGTCTCGGCGCATGCACGGCCATGACGCTGCGCATGTACGCCCAGCGCAAGGGCTGGGAGCTGGGCGAGGTGGCGGTCGCGCTGACGTTGCGCAAGGACGATGAAGGCGCCACCCATATCGCCCGAGAGCTGACCTGCAGCGCTCCCCTCGACGAGGAACAATGGCAGCGCCTGCTCGACATCGCCGGCAAGACGCCCGTGACCCGGACCCTGATGGCGGGCAGCGCCATCACCACGCGGCGCGCGGCCCCGTGA
- a CDS encoding quinone oxidoreductase family protein, with protein MKALRFAATGSLEELRLENAAEPEVGPGEALVVVKAAGLHPSDVKNVLGRFPDTSLPRIPGRDGAGVVLRGPKAWVGREVWFSGSELGFRRDGSHAQRIVLPVAALSAKPELLSFEQAARCGVPLTTARDALERTGVRRGTRLLVIGAAGAVGRVALQLGRARGAQVLAAARRPEQLTALAGAGFDTVSLVEGAPPLADQAQRRFGDGADVVFDTTGFCLPAAIAALSIGGRVAVIAAPDGGLVEVPVLDLYRRAGSIVGVNSLLHDSAACARMLDRFSAAIDGGQLVLDPQPATCTLGDGVAAYASLAHGEANELVLRMA; from the coding sequence GTGAAGGCGTTGCGCTTTGCGGCTACCGGTAGCCTTGAGGAACTGCGGTTGGAGAATGCGGCGGAGCCCGAGGTAGGGCCCGGGGAGGCATTGGTGGTCGTGAAGGCGGCGGGACTGCATCCCAGCGATGTGAAGAATGTACTTGGCCGCTTCCCCGACACGAGCTTGCCGCGTATACCGGGACGCGATGGCGCCGGTGTGGTGCTGCGCGGGCCGAAGGCCTGGGTCGGTCGAGAAGTCTGGTTCAGTGGCAGCGAGCTGGGTTTCCGCCGCGACGGGAGTCATGCGCAGCGTATTGTGCTTCCGGTGGCAGCGCTCTCGGCCAAGCCGGAGTTGCTCTCCTTCGAGCAGGCGGCGCGTTGCGGCGTGCCGCTGACCACGGCGCGGGACGCCCTTGAGCGCACCGGGGTGCGGCGAGGTACTCGGCTGCTCGTGATTGGTGCGGCGGGCGCGGTGGGTCGCGTCGCGCTGCAGCTCGGCCGGGCGCGCGGAGCCCAGGTGCTGGCTGCGGCACGCCGGCCCGAGCAATTGACGGCTTTGGCGGGCGCCGGTTTCGATACCGTCTCGTTGGTCGAGGGCGCGCCTCCGCTCGCTGATCAGGCGCAGAGACGCTTCGGTGACGGTGCCGATGTCGTCTTCGACACGACCGGATTCTGCTTGCCGGCGGCCATCGCGGCGCTATCGATCGGCGGCCGCGTCGCGGTCATCGCGGCGCCCGACGGGGGGCTCGTCGAGGTGCCGGTGCTCGACCTCTATCGGCGCGCCGGCAGCATTGTCGGTGTCAATTCCCTGTTGCACGACAGCGCGGCCTGCGCGCGCATGCTGGACCGCTTTTCCGCCGCGATCGATGGCGGGCAACTCGTCCTCGACCCGCAGCCCGCGACATGCACCCTCGGGGATGGGGTGGCGGCCTACGCATCGCTTGCCCACGGCGAAGCGAACGAGCTTGTCCTGCGGATGGCGTAA
- a CDS encoding zinc-dependent alcohol dehydrogenase family protein — protein sequence MSKVVRFHETGGPEVLKIEDADIGQPGAGELRARIEAIGLNRAEIMFRYGAYLEAPNLPSGVGYEASGTVVATGEGVTDYAPGDAICIIPAFSMNDYSVYGEEAIVPAYACTHRPEGLDAVQSAAIWMPYLTAFGALIDIAQIRQDEAVIIPAASSSVGLAAIQIALQQGAIPIATTRGPEKVDALKAAGATHVVTGDQDLAAEVDRITRGLGARVVFDPVAGPQVESLAKATGPGGMIFLYGGLAGAPTPFPLMPALQKGLVLRGYTLFEVIADPERFARGKSFVTEGLESGHLKPTVDDKRFSLDDIVEAHRYMESNAQFGKVVVTV from the coding sequence ATGAGCAAGGTCGTCCGCTTTCACGAGACCGGTGGCCCCGAAGTCCTGAAGATCGAGGACGCCGACATCGGCCAGCCCGGCGCCGGCGAACTCCGCGCCAGAATCGAGGCCATCGGACTGAATCGCGCCGAGATCATGTTTCGCTACGGCGCTTACCTGGAAGCACCGAATCTCCCATCGGGCGTCGGCTACGAAGCCTCCGGAACCGTCGTAGCCACCGGGGAAGGCGTCACGGATTACGCCCCCGGCGACGCCATCTGCATCATCCCGGCCTTTTCCATGAACGACTACAGCGTCTACGGCGAGGAAGCCATCGTGCCAGCCTACGCCTGCACGCATCGGCCGGAAGGCCTTGATGCCGTGCAGTCGGCGGCGATCTGGATGCCCTACCTGACAGCCTTCGGCGCGCTGATCGACATCGCCCAGATCCGGCAGGACGAGGCGGTCATCATCCCGGCGGCCTCCAGCAGCGTCGGCCTGGCTGCCATCCAGATCGCGCTGCAGCAGGGGGCGATACCGATCGCCACGACGCGCGGGCCCGAGAAGGTCGACGCGCTGAAGGCCGCCGGCGCCACGCACGTCGTCACCGGTGACCAGGATCTGGCGGCAGAGGTCGACCGCATCACCCGCGGGCTAGGTGCACGCGTCGTCTTCGACCCGGTTGCCGGGCCACAGGTCGAATCACTGGCCAAGGCCACCGGCCCGGGTGGAATGATCTTCCTCTACGGCGGCCTCGCCGGCGCGCCCACGCCCTTCCCGCTGATGCCGGCGCTGCAGAAGGGGCTGGTTCTTCGCGGCTATACCCTCTTCGAGGTCATCGCCGACCCCGAGCGCTTCGCGCGCGGCAAGAGCTTCGTCACCGAAGGCCTGGAGAGCGGCCATCTCAAGCCGACCGTCGACGACAAGCGCTTCAGCCTCGACGACATCGTCGAGGCCCACCGCTACATGGAGTCCAACGCCCAATTCGGCAAGGTGGTCGTCACCGTCTGA
- a CDS encoding alkene reductase, whose product MSTPHPYLFEPLQLGDIAMPNRVLMAPLTRNRAGTGNVPQAMNIRYYEQRASAGLIISEATQIAPEGIGYPNTPGIHSEAQIAGWQRVTDAVHAAGGRIFMQLWHVGRISHPSLQPKGELPVAPSAVRPAGKALTYDGPQDFVTPRALEAEEIPGIIEQYRQAAENARSAGFDGVEIHNANGYLLDQFLRDGTNQRHDDWGGSLEKRMRLPLAVLEAVLSVWPASRVGIRLSPSGTFNDMRDSDPETTFDSFVKKLNDYDLAYLHLLEPVEADIRHGGHAIPTRHFRPLYRGRLVVNADYDAASAETAIAAGDADAVAFGRAYIANPDLPERLAAGAALNTPDPQSFYGGDEHGYTDYPALADSAAA is encoded by the coding sequence ATGAGCACCCCCCACCCGTACCTCTTCGAGCCCCTGCAACTGGGCGACATCGCCATGCCCAACCGGGTGCTGATGGCACCACTGACGCGCAACCGCGCCGGCACCGGCAACGTGCCGCAAGCGATGAACATACGCTATTACGAACAGCGCGCATCGGCGGGGCTCATCATCAGCGAAGCTACCCAGATCGCTCCGGAAGGGATCGGCTACCCGAACACGCCGGGCATCCACAGCGAAGCGCAGATCGCGGGCTGGCAGCGCGTTACCGACGCGGTACACGCAGCCGGCGGGCGCATCTTCATGCAACTCTGGCACGTCGGCCGCATATCGCACCCCTCGCTGCAACCGAAGGGCGAGCTACCGGTCGCCCCGAGCGCGGTTCGCCCCGCGGGAAAGGCATTGACCTACGACGGACCGCAGGACTTCGTAACGCCACGCGCCCTTGAAGCCGAGGAGATTCCCGGCATCATCGAGCAATATCGGCAGGCTGCCGAGAATGCGCGAAGCGCCGGCTTCGACGGTGTCGAGATCCACAACGCGAACGGCTATCTGCTGGATCAATTCCTGCGCGACGGCACGAATCAGCGTCACGACGACTGGGGCGGCAGCCTTGAGAAACGCATGCGGCTGCCACTGGCCGTTCTGGAAGCCGTGCTGTCGGTCTGGCCCGCCAGTCGCGTCGGCATCCGGCTGTCACCGAGCGGCACCTTCAACGACATGCGCGACTCGGACCCCGAGACCACTTTCGACAGCTTCGTGAAGAAGCTGAACGACTACGATCTGGCCTATCTCCACTTGCTGGAACCCGTGGAAGCCGATATCCGCCACGGCGGACACGCCATTCCGACGCGGCATTTCCGGCCGCTCTACAGGGGCCGACTGGTAGTCAACGCCGACTACGACGCGGCCAGCGCCGAGACCGCCATCGCTGCCGGTGACGCCGACGCAGTGGCCTTCGGCCGCGCCTACATCGCCAATCCGGATCTGCCCGAACGCCTCGCTGCCGGCGCGGCGCTCAACACACCGGATCCACAAAGCTTTTACGGTGGTGATGAGCACGGCTACACCGACTACCCGGCACTGGCCGATAGCGCAGCGGCCTGA
- a CDS encoding TetR/AcrR family transcriptional regulator codes for MNADTANSSCPARVGRADTRSQLLQVGAELISTQGYNNTGIKAILDAAGVPKGSFYYYFASKEDFGLAVIEHFDAHYQDKLDRILDDDAVAPLERLRNFLEAGITEMGAGDFARGCLMGNLAQELAGQNAAFRERLQEVFSGWTARFAECLATARRRGDLAPDSEPEQLAEFLLVGWEGAVLRAKVTRDPQPMQAFRDTFFERVLARA; via the coding sequence ATGAACGCTGATACAGCCAACAGCTCCTGCCCAGCGCGAGTCGGGCGCGCCGATACGCGCAGCCAGCTTCTGCAGGTGGGCGCGGAGCTGATCAGTACGCAGGGCTACAACAACACCGGCATCAAGGCGATCCTCGACGCCGCAGGCGTCCCCAAGGGCTCCTTCTATTACTACTTCGCCAGCAAGGAAGATTTCGGGCTCGCCGTCATCGAGCATTTCGACGCCCACTATCAGGACAAGCTCGACCGCATCCTCGACGACGATGCCGTCGCACCGCTTGAGCGGCTGCGCAACTTTCTGGAGGCTGGCATCACGGAGATGGGCGCCGGCGATTTCGCGCGAGGCTGCCTGATGGGCAATCTCGCGCAGGAACTCGCCGGGCAGAACGCTGCATTCCGCGAGCGCCTGCAGGAAGTCTTCTCGGGCTGGACAGCACGCTTCGCCGAATGCCTTGCGACGGCGCGCCGGCGCGGTGATCTCGCCCCGGACAGCGAGCCGGAGCAACTCGCCGAGTTCCTCCTCGTCGGCTGGGAGGGCGCGGTGCTGCGCGCCAAGGTCACCCGCGACCCGCAACCAATGCAGGCCTTCCGCGACACCTTCTTCGAACGCGTGCTTGCGCGGGCCTGA
- a CDS encoding beta strand repeat-containing protein produces the protein MTSLADNTASDGDVTLREALIAASTNASAGDAPAGEVDGDSITFAPGLLELAEPTITLNSNLGALSIDDDVVIDGSIGLTGLVSLTVDAGGMQRAFSIDASGGAGSMQSVTISSINITNGASDSSGGAMQIVAGSEVALEDVSISGSVANGTNADQGGGAIFNAGTLSISGGSFNGNSAPMGSGSGGAIFNAGSLSITDATLSGNSSQRAGGAIEAVAGSTTSLDGVTLSENQTGPMPGNGGGLHITGAGDATITGGSVSDNSAANEGGGLWNGFGSMTVSGTTVSGNTASGDGAANGGGGLFNNAGALNVSGATISGNTADGESGSGGGILNKGSDERSGTLSVTDSAITGNSSNRAGGGIEATDFTETSLDNVTLADNTTGANPGNGGGMHISGAGNASITGGTVSGNTAAREGGGLWNSAGLMTVDGTTVSENAANGDAADDGGGGLFNSTGRMELSDVTVIGNTATGMAGSGGGVFNLGPDSVMPDRGVLIVSGGEISGNASSRAGGGIEATPNTETTLQDGLMLSGNTTGDSPGNGGGMHITGAGDATISGITVSGNTAGREGGGLWNGAGLMTLSNSTIADNTAEGDAANQGGGGLFNLAGTLEVTDTIITANDASGDAGSGGGILNLGNTLTVTGGRIAGNTAVRAGGGIEDNNTATEGVGTAMADITLRNLTIDGNSTGPSPGNGGAFHVTGGNAVIVVDRVTTSNNSAANEGGGFWNFNEADMTLVNSTVSGNDAGAGGGGGIFNRPLGNLGIVNVTVADNTTTGMGAGLLNSDTGVVTAANSLFVGNGVAGATIDGSGSNLVGALAANGGDTQTHALMAGSPAIDAGDDAVCQGMPVNGIDQRGVSRDNPGCDIGAYELVDGPVAATANNSPEQVTAVPGDTGVVAVAFSISQPASADENLLVGGFSGSLSSMGDIAGRLVNARVVIDANADGMLDGGDQLLGNTDATVSVDTAGNAFSVAFANERVLAPGSDESYLLVVDIAQSSAAASGDWKLMLATGGAGLPLLAVGLLGLPRRRGAMAALLLVGGLGLTACDGTSSRVSEDGVLAEARFSVEQVDATGAMSGMPAQGLTLPLKGPSIVIEE, from the coding sequence GTGACCTCGCTCGCGGACAACACCGCCAGCGATGGTGACGTCACTCTGCGCGAGGCGTTGATCGCCGCGAGCACCAACGCGAGCGCTGGCGATGCGCCCGCTGGTGAAGTGGACGGCGACAGCATCACCTTCGCGCCGGGGCTGCTGGAACTCGCCGAGCCGACTATCACCCTTAACAGCAATCTAGGCGCGCTGAGTATCGACGACGATGTTGTTATCGACGGCAGCATCGGCCTGACAGGGCTGGTTTCGCTCACCGTCGATGCTGGCGGTATGCAGCGCGCCTTCAGCATCGACGCGAGCGGCGGCGCTGGCAGCATGCAGTCCGTGACGATCAGCAGCATCAACATCACCAACGGCGCCAGCGACAGCAGTGGCGGTGCGATGCAGATTGTCGCGGGCAGCGAGGTCGCGCTCGAAGACGTCAGCATTTCCGGGAGTGTCGCCAACGGCACGAATGCCGATCAGGGCGGCGGCGCCATCTTCAATGCCGGCACCCTCAGCATCAGCGGTGGCAGCTTCAACGGCAACAGCGCGCCCATGGGATCGGGCAGCGGCGGTGCGATTTTCAACGCCGGTAGCCTGAGCATCACCGATGCCACCCTCAGCGGCAACAGCTCGCAGCGCGCGGGTGGCGCCATTGAAGCCGTGGCTGGTTCCACCACAAGCCTTGACGGCGTCACGCTCAGCGAGAACCAGACCGGCCCGATGCCCGGCAACGGCGGTGGTCTGCACATCACCGGCGCCGGCGATGCCACCATCACCGGCGGCAGCGTCAGCGACAACAGCGCAGCCAACGAGGGCGGCGGCCTGTGGAACGGCTTCGGCAGCATGACCGTCAGCGGTACAACCGTGAGCGGCAACACGGCCAGCGGCGACGGCGCCGCCAACGGCGGCGGCGGCCTCTTCAACAACGCGGGCGCGCTGAATGTCAGCGGTGCGACCATCAGCGGCAACACTGCGGATGGCGAGTCCGGAAGCGGAGGTGGCATCCTCAACAAGGGCTCCGACGAGCGCAGCGGCACGCTGAGCGTGACCGACAGCGCTATCACCGGCAACAGCTCGAACCGCGCTGGTGGCGGCATCGAGGCCACCGACTTCACCGAGACCAGCCTCGACAACGTCACGCTGGCCGACAACACGACGGGCGCGAACCCGGGCAACGGCGGTGGCATGCACATCTCCGGCGCGGGCAACGCCAGCATCACCGGCGGCACGGTGTCGGGCAACACGGCTGCTCGCGAAGGCGGCGGTCTGTGGAACAGTGCCGGGCTGATGACCGTAGATGGCACGACCGTGAGCGAGAACGCGGCGAACGGCGATGCTGCCGACGACGGCGGTGGCGGCCTCTTTAACAGCACCGGTCGCATGGAGCTGTCCGACGTCACCGTGATCGGCAACACAGCTACCGGCATGGCTGGCAGCGGCGGCGGCGTCTTCAACCTCGGCCCGGATTCTGTAATGCCAGACCGCGGTGTGCTGATCGTCAGCGGCGGCGAGATCTCGGGCAATGCATCGTCGCGTGCCGGCGGCGGCATCGAGGCCACGCCAAACACCGAGACCACGCTGCAGGATGGGCTGATGCTCTCCGGGAACACGACCGGCGACAGCCCCGGCAACGGCGGTGGCATGCACATCACCGGCGCCGGCGACGCCACCATCTCGGGCATCACCGTTTCCGGCAACACCGCCGGCCGCGAGGGCGGTGGCCTCTGGAACGGCGCCGGCTTGATGACGCTGAGCAACAGCACGATCGCCGACAACACTGCAGAGGGTGACGCTGCCAATCAGGGCGGCGGTGGTCTGTTCAACCTCGCCGGCACGCTTGAGGTGACCGACACGATCATCACTGCCAACGACGCCAGTGGCGACGCGGGCAGCGGTGGCGGCATCCTCAACCTCGGCAACACGTTGACGGTGACCGGTGGCCGCATCGCCGGGAATACCGCGGTGCGCGCCGGCGGCGGCATCGAGGACAACAACACCGCTACTGAGGGTGTGGGTACGGCGATGGCCGACATCACCTTGCGCAATCTCACCATCGACGGCAACAGCACCGGCCCGTCGCCGGGTAACGGCGGAGCCTTTCACGTCACGGGCGGCAACGCCGTCATCGTGGTGGACCGCGTGACGACCTCGAACAACAGTGCGGCGAACGAAGGCGGAGGCTTCTGGAACTTCAACGAAGCCGACATGACCCTCGTCAACAGCACCGTCTCCGGCAACGACGCCGGTGCCGGCGGCGGTGGCGGCATCTTCAACCGGCCGCTTGGCAATCTCGGCATCGTCAATGTGACGGTGGCCGACAACACCACGACAGGCATGGGCGCCGGCCTGCTGAACAGCGACACCGGTGTCGTCACGGCTGCGAACAGTCTGTTCGTGGGCAACGGTGTTGCTGGCGCGACGATCGACGGCAGCGGTAGCAATCTGGTCGGCGCCCTTGCCGCCAACGGCGGCGATACGCAGACGCACGCCTTGATGGCCGGAAGCCCGGCCATCGACGCCGGCGACGATGCGGTCTGCCAGGGTATGCCGGTTAACGGTATCGATCAGCGCGGCGTGTCGCGCGACAACCCCGGCTGCGACATTGGCGCCTACGAGCTGGTCGACGGACCGGTGGCGGCGACCGCCAACAATTCGCCCGAGCAGGTCACAGCCGTGCCAGGCGATACCGGGGTGGTAGCGGTTGCCTTCAGCATCTCGCAACCGGCCAGCGCGGACGAGAATCTGCTCGTCGGCGGCTTCAGCGGGTCGCTGAGCAGCATGGGTGACATCGCTGGCCGGCTTGTCAACGCGCGTGTGGTTATCGACGCTAACGCTGACGGCATGCTCGACGGCGGTGATCAGCTTCTGGGCAACACCGATGCCACGGTTTCCGTGGATACGGCCGGTAATGCCTTCTCAGTGGCCTTCGCCAATGAGCGGGTACTGGCGCCCGGTAGCGACGAGAGCTACCTGCTGGTCGTCGACATCGCCCAGAGCAGCGCTGCGGCAAGCGGCGACTGGAAGCTGATGCTGGCCACCGGCGGTGCCGGCCTTCCGCTGTTGGCCGTGGGGCTGCTCGGGCTGCCGCGTCGTCGCGGCGCGATGGCGGCGCTGTTGCTCGTCGGCGGGCTCGGCCTGACGGCTTGTGATGGCACCTCGTCGCGCGTCAGCGAGGACGGGGTGTTGGCCGAGGCGCGCTTCAGCGTCGAGCAGGTCGACGCTACCGGCGCCATGAGCGGCATGCCCGCGCAGGGACTGACGCTGCCTCTCAAGGGGCCAAGCATCGTTATCGAGGAGTGA